The DNA window GCTACTCCAATGTTGATTTGATGAGATTGTATGTGACTTGAATTGTCTTGGCTTGGCTTTAGATCTGTTCCCTTTACCCTCCTATGAgaccttgtatttatactctCAGGTATCCTTTTGTCCAAGTAAAACAAAGTAGGCAAGTATGAATATGACACAAGTGGTCTTAGTCAGGCCTAAGTAGGATCCTTATTTTAGAGTGCTTTCTTATCTACTCTGAACTTTATCCATATCTTTAGTTTTTGTTTCTGTACCGGGCTTGATATATGGTGGTCCCATGGAGGTAAGAGCACTGAGCACACATGTACAGGTATCTCATATTAAAAACACTTgcaatatctataactaatataaatatttggatttttccggtcgtcacatcgATTTTTCGTCCCTCCATAACCTCACGCACACCTCCTCTCCAAATCACACATCCAATCCAACCCAACCCCAAAACAAAATCTCAATCTCAATCCAAATACAAATCGGAATCATTACAAAATCCTACATAAAACACTACTACAAGATCACAAGAACATATTTCATCAACAACAACGACAACACAAGAACATCACATGCACAAAAACGcttccgccgtcatcgccgaaccatcgccgtcgccgtcgccgtcgccgaaccaccgccgtcgccaccgtagGGACGGCAGGCTGCAGGCGGCTCCCCTCTTGCtggatccggtggaggggagagcgcgccgccgctgggaCGCCAAcgggccgccgccgtctcccctcccgctagatccgccgccagtggtgggggagggcgccgtcgGTGGAGGGGGCCCCTCCCGCTAGatgcgccgccggtggtgggggaggacgcAGGGGAGAGCGTCGCCGCCACTGggatgccgccgcctcccctcccgctagatccgccaccggtggtgggggagggtgctgccgacgccgacgtcggtGGTGGGGGCCCCTCccgctagagccgccgccggtagtgggggagggcgccgccgccgccgtcggtggtaGGGGagggctccaccgccgccgctgccgctcgcgggaggaggggcgccgtcgccgccgccgctcgggggCGCTGAGGGGAGGGCGGtgaagagagagatgggagggagCGAAATGGACTAGGGTTTCGGCGGCTGAGGGAGGGGGTTTTGTTTCCCCGATATCGATGCTTGGCCGTCCGATCAAAACCCTAGAGATCAGACGGCCGGCGTCGGCCGGGCCGAAATCGGCCCAAGAGGGATCGAGAGTGAGGCCACTTTTCCGGCCCAAGCCTAGGTTGTGGCCTGCGGGAGGGGAAGTGAGCCCGCGCGTGCGCAAAAGGCTGTGGGCCAACCGGCAAGGGCCAGAAATAAGTCTATATTAGGTCCCTCTGGCcgaaaaaagaaaagttcatttttagtgcTTCATTTTTTTCAGAAGCATTTATACAATTATAGTTCTTGAATGTGTTTATTTCTAAGTAAACCTAAAAGGaaggattttctttcttttttccaattaaataattattaaatgatgtctgcattattaaaattagcaattaagctctgaaaattccaataaaataccaaagagcgtaactaatcatggagaatttaataaaattaaatttaaccatgtcattttatttctcacacttgctttacttgtaaatttatttaattatacacatatgtacttaaaaataccaaaaatttcagtgaatttgtattttaattaattacatatttttctgatctgtacgcttcccggtgcaacgcacgggcacttttgctaaaccaaacaacacttttggtcaatatacacactccgtaattacccggtgcaacgcacgggtatttttgctAGTTATAGCATAAAATTAGCGATAAAAAATTTTACACGTTTAACTCAATATTGTCCTAAACATTAAATATTCATTTATGACCGGGGCTCAATAGAGTAGTAAGAGTCAGAAACTCTAATCAAATAAATTACAGTTTTACCTAACAAATGCTGATGCCTTTGTTCGCTTGTGTttaatttttctctctttctattcttttcttctcctacTCGTCTTCCCCTACCAAGGTTTACGGAACATTTGGCCACTGACTATGAGGTGTTTGGTTGTCAGCCATAGTTTAACACATTTAAGGTTagactagcaaaatgcccgtgcttcgCTACGGGTAAAGGAACGGTTAAATTCTATAAAGTACATCgttaacatgtatataataatGTTCCAAGATAGGTAAATTATTCATTGCGCTAATGATAATCAAGATGGATAAAAATATTCCTGCTTAGCTCGCATCGCGAAAGAAAAAACgagaaaattgaattaaaacatattaaattcgaatttaatgaaatatcaattttctgcaatattaattacactctttgaaattatagcaaaagtggttgagcgttgcaacggaaagaaaaaagataaaattgaattaaaacatattaaattctaattaaatgaaatacaaattttctgaaatatttggatattttttaagtaggtaggtatataattaaattaatttataagtaaagtaagtgtgagaaataaaatgttatgattggaaatatttgggtattttttaagtagttaggtatataattaaattaatttataagtaaagtatgtgtgagaaataaaatgttatggttggatttaatttttattaaattttctatattattaattacacttattgaaattttcttggaatttacgtagcttaattgctaattttgataatacaaacatcattttagcatttattAAACAAAAATCCTTTTATCTCTATGGGTCTTTTTCAGCCCACTTTCTTCTTCAGCCCGCAAGCGACCAAAGTCTAATTTATATCCCTATACTCTTCCTCTCGCATGCTGAACCGCCGGCCCATGTGCGGCCCAAGTGGTGCGGCCCAACGCTCGATCGATCTGAGCCGTtcgttttgatggacggcttAGATCAGTTCCAAATGGatgaaaaccctaaccctccccctccccctccccctccacccaGCCGAGCTAgccgcctcccccaccccaatgccgcctctccccctccccctctccccaccagcgccgcttcccctcccctcacctctcatcccctcccctccggcacCCCCTCACCCAcagccgagccggccgcctcccccgccgccgacgccgcctttCCTGCTCCCCTCCGACGCCCCTCCCCCCAGTCGAGCCAGCCGCCTCCCCCACacccgacgccgcctctccccctccccccaccggcgccgcttcgcctcccctctcctcccctccagcggcgccgctccctctccccctcttcctcccgtCTCACCAGCACGGCACGGGCGACagcggggtgcggcggcgacggcggaccgctccctctccccctctccccctctccctcccgtctcACCGGCACGGCACGGGCGACGACGGGgtgcggcggtgacggcggacctcttcctcttcccctctccctccagtCTTACCGGcacggcgtggcgacggcggggtgcggcggagacaGCGGAGATGGtcgtccctccccctctccctctccacgtcggcctcgacggccgtccctccctccctccctctcggaGACGGCACCCTCCCAATGGCGGCATCGTCGGCGTCCGCGCTCCCTCGGCGACGGTCGTTCCTACGGCTGCGTCAACGGTGACGACGGCGTCTGCGGGTAgaaccgccgctgccggatctgcccacggtcgccgccgccaccgccgctgacgGATCTGGCAGCAGcagctccctccgccgcctctcttccccctctggcggtggtggtcggcggccgccttttttgttttgcaattttttctatCTCTATTGCTAACCAAATCGGATTGTGTACGGACGAAAAATAGATGTGACGAAcggaaaaatatgaatatttatattagttatagattagcTAAATGTCTATGCTTTGCTACAGTCAAATGAAAATGTATTAATGTGGTGTCCATCCTTTTGCTATAGGGAATATTCATCTTAATCtaattttttagagtaaatttcagaaaactgcaactatAATGACAAAACTATCGGTTTGCTGTAACATTAGTGACCTATTTCAGTTTACTACAATAATAGCGTGGGAAATTATCGCAAAACTGTAACTTTTACGTGATATGCTGCTACAGTTGTCACCTACAGTTTAAGGGGTAATTTGCAAAATTTACAATGGGAATATATAGGTAGGGTGGTagatttagggcctgtttgggggagctttagattatgagaagcagctgtttggtagccagcttctgagaatctggaaaagctctgaaacccagcttctccagcttctggcttcttagttcatttttcagcaTCTGTatctacagattctcagaagctgtggactgtttggggcagcttctagcagaagtagcttttgggaaaagctgtaactgggacaagctcccccaATCAGGGCCTTATTGCCACCACCATCACCttcttttaaaggagtatagataaGTTTAGTCAACTTGACAGCTATTTGGTTGTAGCCACAATTATGACAAATTATCTTCAAATAAATTAGGTCCCATACATCATGATGTAACTCAGAAAAGTATAACAAAGACTTGCAAAGGCATGCCAACGAATTTGATCACCCTAATTTAGATAAGTGTGTTAACTTTTGTTGGAATGTTTAAGTGTGATGGGCACGAAATAAACCCTTTATTTCAAACCATGGTTTCTACCTATCCATTAGTAATTTTGGTGGACAACTTACTCACAGTAAGGGGATTCTTATCTGAGAGAGCAAATGCTTACGATATTAATTAACCAAAGTTAAAGGGTAGTTTTAGTCGTGGTACAAGTACAACAAACAAGTTACAATGTTACATGATCACTTCCTCAAATATTTGagatccaaaattttaaaactacttTATTGTAGCATTAGAGCAATTAAAATATGTTCACCTCCAGTATTCAAAATTTTAGCTTAAGAAAAAATGCAGCGTACCAAATGTGTAAAGTACttggttatatatttttttaggaggTTATATATATCTAGCTATTTGGAATAAGAGTTCAGCCTATGCGTTTgctagtttttattttctttttagacGTATGCTAGTTTTTTACTGTAACATGCATCACATGCTCCCTTAAATGTCCACTCTGCCACTATGATGCAGGTCAATTCTCAATCAGGTGTCCTGAAAAAGCTAGATCGTGCAAAGAATATCATCTCGGGAAAAACCAGCGAGTTGAAGGAAATCTTAAAGAAGTTAGAAACAATAACTGATGAAGGGTGGAACTTGTTGAAACAGCTGGGCAATGATACAGAAGGCAATGAAGCGACCAGGGTTTTCACGACCTCCTCGTCTGCTGCAGAAATCATAATTGGTAGAGATAAGGAACGTGATGAGATAGTAAGGATGCTCCATGGAACAATGGAAGGACAAAAGTCTTGGGTCAATTTGGCCATGACCTGGGGCCTGGGACTGAAGGAACATGGGATCAGGCTGCTTTTCACAATGCTAAGGATAATTTGGGCCAAAATAGGCTGGGCCCGCCTGGGCCTTGGACCAAGGATGGGTCCACCCCTGCGTGATTGTGAACCAAGCTCCTCCAACGGCAAGTGCTATTCTGTGATTGGCATCTATGGTATTCCTGGTTCTGGTAAGACAACACTAGCACAACATGTCTGTAGTTATGAACGGACGGTCAACTACTTTTTCCCAATTATGTGGATTCATCTTTCCCAAAATTTCGATGTACGCGGAATATATGGAGAGATGCTGGAAGCAGCTTCAGGGAAGTCATCCCATGACCGTGTGTTCAGTAATCTTGACACCCTACGAATAAAGTTGGAGGCAGAACTGTCTGGCAAAAGATTCTTACTTGTGTTGGATGATGTATGGCCTGTGAAGGATGTGAGGGTGCTGGATCAACTACTTTCTCCATTGAAGGTAGGGAAGAGAGGGAGTAAGGTCCTGGTCACAAGTCGACTTGCAGATGCAGCTAGATTCCTTGGTGCTCAACGCCCTAtgaaaataaatgaattatGTGTGAAGGATTTCTTCAACCTTTTCATGCATTATGCGCTTGATGTTGTGAACCTTGATGGCGAAGAACTAGAAACATTTCAAACAATTGGTAGAGAGATCGCGAAAAAACTAAAGGGATCACCATTAGCAGCGAGAGTAGTTGGAGCCCGACTACGTGAAATACGGGATATCGAGTCTTGGACACAACTTAAAGACGATGATGATGTGCTGGATGATACCATGCGAACACTGTGGTGGAGTTACCGACAGCTGGATGGACAGGTTAAGCGTTGCTATGCTTATTGTAGCATGTTTCCCCCAGGACATGTGTTTGAACGTGACAACTTAGTTAAGTTATGGATGGCAGAAGGCTTTATAAAGAACACCAATTCTATTGCAGAAATGAAAAAAGCAGGTCAGCGGTTCTTCAATGAACTAGTGTCCAGTGCATTTCTTCAAGCTGCTGGCGCCGATGCCAGTGAGAATGAGAAGTTTAGTATGCATGATCTGCTGCATGAATTGGCGGTGAAGGTTGTTGGAAATGATTGCATTCGTGTTGAAGGTGGTGATGAAATGAAAGAAATCCCTCCTGATGTCCGCCATCTTTTAGTCACATCATATGATCCCATGAAGCTTACAGAGCAGGTTTGCAAGTTGGAAAAATTGCGCACACTAATCATTTATGGATCGATAACCATAGAAGCACTTGAGCGCATGCTGACTAAATTGAAGAAGCTGCGTGTGGTGCAAGCACATGTACATGTAGGTGGCCAAATGCTAATGATCCCGCCCTGCATTTGTGACTTAAAACACCTACGCAGTCTCACCTTTAGTAGCCTTGGGTTGAGGAAGGTACATTTGCCGAAAAATTTGGGTAAACTATATCATTTGCAGATCCTAGAAGTCACTGAAGGAGGAGCTTTAGAGTTTTCAGGTGTTGAAAACATGAGCAACCTAGTCAATTTGTGGCAC is part of the Oryza glaberrima chromosome 4, OglaRS2, whole genome shotgun sequence genome and encodes:
- the LOC127770997 gene encoding putative disease resistance protein RGA3 isoform X1 gives rise to the protein MAEVAVVGWAISVLGWIASPITTRLLNHGFALHGIDESEKLLDLDARILPRLELLLEHAEKIPGGKRPSLEKWAGRLHSAFYDAEDILDVADYHRIENQVNSQSGVLKKLDRAKNIISGKTSELKEILKKLETITDEGWNLLKQLGNDTEGNEATRVFTTSSSAAEIIIGRDKERDEIVRMLHGTMEGQKSWVNLAMTWGLGLKEHGIRLLFTMLRIIWAKIGWARLGLGPRMGPPLRDCEPSSSNGKCYSVIGIYGIPGSGKTTLAQHVCSYERTVNYFFPIMWIHLSQNFDVRGIYGEMLEAASGKSSHDRVFSNLDTLRIKLEAELSGKRFLLVLDDVWPVKDVRVLDQLLSPLKVGKRGSKVLVTSRLADAARFLGAQRPMKINELCVKDFFNLFMHYALDVVNLDGEELETFQTIGREIAKKLKGSPLAARVVGARLREIRDIESWTQLKDDDDVLDDTMRTLWWSYRQLDGQVKRCYAYCSMFPPGHVFERDNLVKLWMAEGFIKNTNSIAEMKKAGQRFFNELVSSAFLQAAGADASENEKFSMHDLLHELAVKVVGNDCIRVEGGDEMKEIPPDVRHLLVTSYDPMKLTEQVCKLEKLRTLIIYGSITIEALERMLTKLKKLRVVQAHVHVGGQMLMIPPCICDLKHLRSLTFSSLGLRKVHLPKNLGKLYHLQILEVTEGGALEFSGVENMSNLVNLWHVRNPGRHLKYSVISSFPGLISSFSGVGELKSLRELSDFTVRKEKGYELQQLASLNQLRGSLRISGLENVESKERAVEANLTDKKYLTALTLAWSSDTSCSPDIQLEILEGLCPPSQLSEMEIYGYGGVIYPSWLTQRYRTLKCLELVECSNLDALPDISELFIHLRKLTLDYLPKLERLPRLPDSLVSLDIKLCHSLLLTCVRDVEMMRSLLIERTSQIEPSLNLTTHPEEIDRFADERPDMFNQMVLDIFGRCDELPTRLIRGQIREEDYSQFLFPASLDMLNISFCGITDIVLHNCLRGSESLTSLTLLGIPFIRSIPSEVMKSLAMLQNLSITRCAQLTCLKGLNHLSSLRFLEIGKCPKLSELQLQEDEKVQVLFKLTIDDMHLVPQLLSKDGFPSLQSLMFLYTEAEEPSEEEILEQFVSLTSLEICYCNWKRLPENLVALTCLQQLSLLSCKNIRSVPTLPATLRLFMLNTCDPSFMKSCQKVGDPNYQKIAHVPWKEFFPYE